One genomic region from Yamadazyma tenuis chromosome 4, complete sequence encodes:
- the GUK1 gene encoding guanylate kinase (EggNog:ENOG503P1VP; COG:F): protein MSTPVVISGPSGTGKSTLIKKLFAEFPDKFGFSISHSTRKARPQEADGVDYHFTTIENFKDLISKDEFLEWAQFSGNYYGTSKKAVDQVAKEGKICLLDIDMQGVKAIKESNLKAKYLFVAPPSVDVLKQRLVGRGTETEESIQKRLDAATRELEFAETGIHDKIIVNHDLDKAYEEFKSFILESQ, encoded by the coding sequence TAAAAGTACTTTAATAAAGAAGTTATTCGCCGAATTCCCTGACAAATTTGGATTTTCTATCAGTCATAGCACAAGAAAAGCAAGACCACAGGAAGCTGATGGAGTCGACTACCATTTTACCACtattgaaaacttcaaggacttgatttccaagGACGAGTTTCTTGAATGGGCCCAGTTTTCTGGCAATTATTACGGAACCTCCAAGAAGGCTGTGGACCAAGTGGCTAAAGAGGGAAAGATTTGCTTATTGGACATCGATATGCAAGGAGTTAAGGCTATCAAGGAATCCAACTTAAAAGCCAAGTATTTGTTTGTGGCACCTCCATCCGTTGATGTGTTGAAACAAAGATTAGTGGGAAGAGGtactgaaactgaagaGTCGATTCAAAAGCGGTTAGATGCTGCTACTCGTGAGTTAGAGTTCGCCGAGACCGGTATTCATGACAAGATCATTGTGAATCACGACTTGGACAAAGCCTACGAAGAATTCAAGTCGTTTATTTTGGAGTCCCAGTAA
- the ADR1 gene encoding DNA-binding transcription factor adr1 (EggNog:ENOG503NYUM; COG:K), which produces MEPNFANVTSSFSNSSDISAPGTASKPSASPSHVTKRSSRNSSISSSADDSPQVDGNSKKKIPLELTAYGTTPSGKPRLFVCQICTRAFARLEHLRRHERSHTKEKPFTCGVCQRKFSRRDLLLRHAQKLHAGCADAITRLRRKSVKKAGDIDGPTSPTKSDSMPTPDKLDKSSDDHGDHDINFNLNLFGSDPIHSQLQQMQQMTHSHSRSQSLSSAPNTSSSKIVSPPGQNHVFKKSRKNSDLSKHLFFRGRGASFSAQSGQNYAANVPEFNELYTGAENVEFSTPQLAPSQNYDESSWLNSLSSIPGMNSSELKDKKFDLNNMHYMMPTVTMQNDFGKHGISNGNLESGNSTRNGDDDDKEIYGYSFYDIPESMMTTNFNSEFKLNTMLTPIKQEFEEDHLNSSSNSNSNSNPNSRSHSQMAFHGHSQRQPNSGKQNSKPPSVDQFDLNFIHDIGDLTNEIDVSSKFMPNGYSFYGDNPSITSSNIDSPSYNSPNNYLNQSQLLNIENTTNFNNLKLTSYAKNRMYTANLRNMINKSLSKYPINGISNPIIPSNEKLEFYLEFFINTFLLHFPFIHPSKLNEYEIMMMTSNEDYSNESSRACLPLLTATIGALLSNSKSDSEHLYEASRRTIHIYLETRKTKQETKNNNPLWLIQSLTLSVIYGLFSDNENNVFIVIRQLNALNSLVKTSIKENVNKKHKVYFSINPQEEENLNVSKSGKSDSLFDNSVMNEELLFNNGISLQSQSRIIFMIYRLTNFLLIYYNIPLTLSINDLNNTELPNKLDEACWNCKNYQHFKETGHLNLAIDSEEKQPVLYFKDLLLKISKNSNLLNFSNNKNLSIMNDLSNYGFVTLVHGIFEINQFNSNLNTVNILNNLTVFLKDSPCSPQIQDYSVLTNFIKISSILDFKLLKQQSWLKNHNELIKQFENLLNSVKLNEFSKVDKILDYSLVSLKFLLTKCEKSITSPNKAKDRDFMDEDLDETSFENLLGVHFTDEVMVNDMNLILAQSIFHLCSLSAVLLLKYLKYPLSNYKLVLTSKFKEMLELLQHLQKGFGLTTVYHLDLQEDLSYSSILYILNMGEILLLKIHTQKLNFAIFEKLSANLAQIRKFLISYENKHK; this is translated from the coding sequence ATGGAACCCAACTTTGCCAACGTCACGTCACTGTTCAGTAACAGTAGCGACATAAGTGCTCCTGGAACAGCGTCCAAGCCTCTGGCATCGCCCTCCCACGTTACCAAAAGGCTGTCTCGCAATCTGTCTATTTCGTCCTCCGCAGATGACAGTCCTCAGGTCGACGGCAACTCCAAGAAAAAAATCCCTCTCGAACTCACTGCCTACGGAACCACTCCAAGTGGTAAGCCAAGGCTCTTTGTGTGCCAAATATGTACCAGGGCATTTGCCAGACTTGAGCACCTTAGGCGGCACGAGCGGTCCCACACAAAAGAGAAGCCTTTTACGTGTGGAGTGTGTCAGCGGAAATTCTCCAGAAGAGACTTGTTACTCAGACATGCCCAGAAGCTTCACGCTGGTTGTGCCGATGCAATCACCCGTTTACGCCGCAAAAGTGTTAAGAAAGCTGGCGATATCGATGGTCCCACCTCCCCCACAAAATCAGACTCCATGCCTACACCTGACAAACTTGACAAGTCAAGCGATGACCATGGAGACCACgatatcaacttcaatctcAACCTCTTCGGATCAGATCCGATCCACAGCCAGCTTCAGCAGATGCAACAAATGACCCATAGCCATTCAAGGTCTCAGTCCCTCTCGTCTGCCCCCAATACTTCTTCTAGTAAAATTGTCAGTCCTCCGGGGCAGAACCAtgttttcaagaagtcaagaaagaaCTCGGATTTACTGAAACATCTATTTTTCCGGGGCCGTGGGGCGTCCTTTTCTGCTCAGTCAGGTCAGAATTATGCTGCTAATGTTCCTGAATTTAACGAATTGTATACGGGGGCCGAGAATGTTGAGTTTTCCACCCCACAATTGGCTCCTTCTCAGAACTATGACGAACTGTCGTGGCTTAATAGCTTATCATCGATCCCTGGTATGAATAGCTCCGAGCTAAAGGACAAAAAGTTCGATCTTAATAACATGCACTATATGATGCCAACAGTAACAATGCAAAATGATTTTGGCAAGCACGGTATTTCTAATGGAAATTTAGAGCTGGGCAATAGTACTAGGAATGGagacgatgatgataaaGAGATTTATGGGTATTCTTTCTATGATATTCCCGAGCTGATGATGACCACGAATTTCAATAGCgagttcaaattgaacaccATGTTGACGCCCATAAAACAGGAATTCGAGGAGGACCATTtgaattcttcttcaaattctAATTCTAACTCCAACCCCAACTCTAGATCTCATTCCCAAATGGCTTTCCATGGTCATTCTCAGCGTCAACCAAACAGTGGCAAGCAGAACCTGAAACCTCCTTCAGTAGACCAATTTGATTTGAACTTCATACATGATATTGGTGACTTGACCAACGAAATCGATGTCAGTTCAAAGTTCATGCCCAATGGTTACTCCTTTTATGGTGACAACCCTTCAATCACATCCTCCAATATCGATTCTCCAAGTTACAACTCACCTAATAACTACTTGAACCAATCCCAGTTATTGAACATTGAGAATACAACtaacttcaacaatttgaagttgacaTCCTATGCAAAGAATAGAATGTATACTGCAAACTTGCGGAACATGATCAACAAATCCTTGAGCAAGTATCCCATCAATGGAATTCTGAACCCCATAATACCTAGtaatgaaaagttggaatttTACCTTGAATTCTTTATTAACACATTTTTGTTGCACTTTCCATTCATTCACCCATCCAAGCTTAATGAATATGAAAtcatgatgatgacttccAATGAAGATTACTCTAATGAAAGCTCAAGAGCTTGTTTGCCTTTGTTGACTGCTACAATTGGTGCATTGTTGTCCAATAGTAAGAGTGATTCGGAGCATTTGTATGAGGCTTCGAGACGAACTATCCACATCTATTTGGAAACTCGTAAAACGAAGCAGGAGACAAAGAATAACAATCCTTTATGGTTGATTCAATCATTAACGTTGTCTGTCATTTACGGCTTGTTCAGTGATAACGAGAACAACGTGTTTATCGTCATCAGACAACTCAATgcattgaactctttggtgaaaacaaGTATTAAGGAGAATGTGAATAAGAAACACAAGGTTTATTTTAGTATCAATCCACAAGAAGAGGAAAACTTGAATGTGTCTAAGTCAGGTAAACTGGACTCTTTATTTGATAACAGTGTCATGaatgaagaacttcttttcaacaatggtATCAGTTTACAGTCCCAATCGAGAATCATTTTCATGATCTATAGATTGaccaactttttgttgatttaCTATAACATCCCATTGACGTTAAGTATCAATGACTTAAACAACACTGAATTGCCTAACAAATTAGACGAAGCTTGCTGGAATTGTAAGAACTACCAACATTTCAAAGAAACGGGACAtctcaacttggccatTGACTCTGAAGAGAAGCAGCCAGTATTATACTTCAAGGATTTGTTGTTAAAGATTTCTAAGAACTCTAATTTATTGAActtcagcaacaacaagaacttgagtATAATGAATGACTTGTCGAACTATGGGTTTGTGACATTGGTTCATGGTATTTTCGAAATTAACCAATTCAATTCGAACTTGAACACTGTTAACattttgaataacttgaCGGTGTTTCTCAAGGACAGTCCATGTAGTCCACAGATACAGGACTACTCTGTTCTCACgaacttcatcaagatctcatctattttggacttcaagcttttgaaaCAACAAAGTTGGTTAAAGAACCATAATGAGCTTATAAAGCAATTTGAGAACTTACTCAATTCAGTTAAATTGAATGAATTCTCCAAAGTTGATAAAATATTGGACTATTCATTAGTTTCTTTAAAGTTCTTATTGACTAAATGTGAAAAGTCCATCACATCACCCAACAAGGCAAAAGATCGAGATTTCATGGATGAAGATCTTGACGAAACCAGCTTTGAGAATCTTTTGGGAGTCCATTTCACCGATGAGGTAATGGTTAATGacatgaacttgattctTGCTCAATCtatttttcatctttgCTCGTTAAGTGCGGTTCTCCTACTCAAATATTTGAAATACCCATTATCGAACTACAAGTTAGTTTTGAcatccaagttcaaagagATGCTAGAACTCCTCCAGCACCTCCAGAAGGGCTTTGGTTTGACTACCGTATACCACTTGGACCTCCAAGAAGATCTTAGCTATTCAAGTATCTTGTACATTCTTAACATGGGAGAAATTCTCCTCCTTAAGATCCATACTCAGAAACTTAACTTTGCCATCTTCGAAAAGTTGTCTGCTAACCTTGCACAAATTAGAAAGTTCCTTATAAGTTACGaaaacaaacacaaatag
- the GRX3 gene encoding glutaredoxin (EggNog:ENOG503NXX9; COG:O) produces the protein MPVTEINSEDQFTTLSKTKDTLISLYFHTEWAEPCKTMNSIYSTLSDTPDNKEVLFLSINADNQSDISDLFDVSAVPYFILIKDSTILKELSGADPKEFIGTLNELRGTTSTAATTASPTQPALEEAPKSQEDESPEALNARLEKLTKAAPVMLFMKGSPSSPQCGFSRQLVAILREHEVRFGFFDILKDDSVRQGLKAFSDWPTFPQLYVGGEFQGGLDIIKESIEDDPDFFKHAIEA, from the coding sequence ATGCCGGTAACAGAAATAAACTCTGAAGACCAGTTCACGACCTTGTCGAAGACGAAGGACACGTTGATATCGCTTTATTTCCACACGGAATGGGCCGAGCCTTGTAAGACCATGAACTCCATCTACAGCACTTTATCTGATACGCCAGACAACAAAGAGGTGTTATTCTTATCGATTAATGCCGATAACCAAAGCGATATTTCCGACTTATTCGACGTTTCTGCTGTTCCTTATTtcatcttgatcaaggacTCCACCATTTTAAAGGAGTTGAGTGGGGCGGATCCCAAAGAATTCATAGGGACCTTGAACGAGCTAAGGGGCACCACTAGTACCGCCGCCACCACCGCCTCTCCCACCCAACCAGCTTTGGAAGAGGCTCCAAAGTCTCAAGAAGATGAGTCTCCTGAGGCTTTGAACGCCAGATTGGAGAAGTTAACCAAGGCTGCTCCAGTAATGTTGTTTATGAAGGGGTCTCCATCGCTGCCACAGTGCGGCTTTTCGAGACAATTGGTGGCTATTTTGAGAGAACATGAAGTCAGATTCGGGTTCTTTGACATTTTGAAAGACGACTCGGTGAGACAAGGTTTGAAGGCATTTAGCGACTGGCCAACATTCCCTCAACTTTATGTTGGAGGCGAATTCCAAGGAGGATTggatatcatcaaagaaagtattgaagatgatccagatttcttcaagcaCGCTATAGAAGCTTAA
- the rad17 gene encoding RFC checkpoint protein Rad17 (EggNog:ENOG503NWWG; BUSCO:EOG09263HK2; COG:D,L) → MKRSIPDSDPEEIDDESFEFYEAKNPTTLENVPWIDKYSPQNSGEICINPTKLKQLRQLMQDMISIKTIKMLVIVGPSGSSKSTSAKILAKELVGGYVEYSSDMKFGEFLNDCKYLIGKNMKFVIIEELPNIFHRDTLTQFRKSLNEWVHLDQSLPPLVLCLTEIERNFHVSIHDFFNIENNLNATTLLGKDLLKDLRVESVKFNGIAKRFMNSTITRITNRESSIFKRIPKLALNKFLQDNDVGDVRSRINNLELWSRYYIRGVDLNDPLNYNRNTTINLFHAIGKVIYSSSKFKDLDSDESNSKTIDDVLTNYDNLQLLHLSILENYSNFVAEDDLRSVSFIADNLSLSESIYELEEGKDSMIRGTRVGLAMCENVSSSSYNKIVFSKNFNMIQQFNKVSKAIHFVKGDDFKTSFDNINLIDGFYVPLILSKRFHQNYGRIGGKINVPIDDDLYEEEDSPTPSLGVFQNPGRMTKDYDSENDLSDPIEDSEDDKKKPLPFESDYEFSDESDFL, encoded by the coding sequence ATGAAGAGAAGCATCCCTGATTCAGatccagaagaaattgatgatgaatCGTTTGAATTCTATGAAGCCAAGAATCCTACTACTTTAGAAAATGTACCTTGGATTGACAAGTACTCACCTCAAAATCTGGGAGAAATTTGTATAAACCCCACGAAATTGAAGCAGCTTCGACAATTGATGCAAGATATGATAAGcatcaaaaccatcaaaatGTTAGTTATTGTGGGTCCCTCAGGAAGCTCCAAGTCTACGAGTGCCAAAatattggccaaagaaCTAGTTGGGGGCTACGTGGAATATTCACTGGATATGAAGTTTGGTGAGTTCTTAAATGACTGCAAGTATTTAATTGGGAAAAATATGAAGTTTGTaattattgaagaactccCCAACATTTTCCACCGAGATACTCTCACCCAATTCCGGAAATCTTTGAATGAATGGGTCCACTTAGACCAGAGTTTACCTCCGTTGGTGCTCTGTTTGACAGAAATCGAACGAAATTTCCATGTGTCAATTcatgatttcttcaacattgaAAACAATTTGAATGCCACCACCCTTTTGGGTAAAGACCTTCTTAAAGACCTACGGGTGGAATCGGTAAAGTTCAACGGAATTGCCAAGAGGTTTATGAACAGTACCATCACTAGAATCACAAACCGAGAGTCATCTATATTCAAACGCATTCCCAAATTGGCGTTGAACAAGTTCCTTCAAGACAACGACGTGGGAGACGTACGATCAAGGATAAACAATTTGGAATTGTGGTCACGATATTACATCCGAGGAGTGGATTTGAACGACCCTTTGAACTATAACAGAAACACCACCATAAACTTATTCCACGCGATTGGAAAAGTTATATACTCTTCAAGCaaattcaaagatcttgattcTGACGAATCCAATTCCAAGACCATAGATGATGTTCTCACTAACTATGACAATCTTCAGTTGTTGCACCTATCAATATTAGAGAACTATAGCAATTTTGTTGCCGAAGACGATCTACGGAGTGTAAGTTTCATTGCAGATAATTTGAGTCTAAGTGAGTCTATATATGAGTTGGAGGAAGGAAAAGATCTGATGATCCGAGGTACTCGTGTAGGGCTTGCTATGTGTGAAAACGTGTCTCTGTCGTCATATAACAAGATTGTGTTCTCAAAGAATTTCAACATGATTCAACAGTTCAATAAGGTGTCCAAGGCCATTCATTTTGTCAAAGGGGACGATTTCAAGACGAGCTTCGACAACATCAACTTAATAGACGGGTTTTATGTGCCGTTGATACTCAGCAAGCGCTTCCACCAAAACTATGGTCGTATAGGAGGTAAAATCAACGTTCCTATAGATGATGATTTgtatgaagaagaagactccCCGACCCCGTCGTTGGGAGTATTCCAGAACCCGGGTCGTATGACAAAGGACTACGATAGCGAAAACGATCTTAGCGATCCAATAGAAGACTCAGAGGATGATAAGAAAAAACCATTACCATTTGAGTCCGATTACGAATTCCTGGATGAATCGGACTTTTTATAA
- a CDS encoding uncharacterized protein (COG:L; EggNog:ENOG503NVYP), whose translation MEHIYCGDPELVIEPDHYSGGVPVFKPTFAQFKDFYKFNKAINKYGMQSGIVKVIPPFEWVKSTSGSYSKKNLDTIKIKNPIIQHINMSGNGVYNQQNIERARTYNIFQWKDLSEKSNHQPPAPKGKTRKESPNKMNLRPHKRTPSHTDYNIDTSEFTTERCEQLENTYWKSLTYAEPMYGADCLGSVFSNSVKSWNVARLPNLLDMMEEKLPGVNDAYLYAGLWKATFAWHLEDQDLYSINYLHFGAPKQWYSIPQEESGRFFDLMKETFSDEYRNCPEFLRHKTFLVSPQFLEKYGIKCNKIVHNEKEFIITYPFGYHAGFNYGYNLAESVNFALDDWFPYGEDTKKCECISDSVGINVKQLYCKFKGIPYEMPDLTSDDGDEDDEHEDIDKQVASSSKLESQLKQQKLKRKPNTETTPEASNKKPKVEPKMPKSKKATSSNSPHETKECYLCPNNLPKQLLEKYQFELLQTDFKGYKVHRICSLVFPKELENQNDKIVGLTNISKAQKSLKCLTCSQKGVGACFQCSYGKCYRSYHATCSLKDGASFDFAKNEFICKYHYQKYNDGHKIIPSDLKTRNLTQFKVGNHYTCGFVNTNNVNKETLRVSIYPDMEEIKEFKYDEILSIDGHIKMDTFFLAGKTKRKERERKPKEHTPVDDYVVTGLNENNLDLRMQENFIVETVNNDFPSCKFKELWYNLPEFSNDVADRYTSDIKNNYPNDPFFLKQMKRKKRESLTNPNPNSNPDTSYISYSPSSVPSMAVASVPNPDSRLPPLFTFIHGPGTSV comes from the coding sequence ATGGAACACATATACTGTGGAGATCCCGAGCTAGTGATTGAGCCTGACCACTATTCAGGCGGAGTCCCTGTATTCAAACCTACTTTTGCTCAGTTCAAGGACTTTTATAAGTTCAATAAAGCAATAAACAAATATGGAATGCAATCGGGAATTGTGAAAGTGATACCACCTTTCGAATGGGTCAAATCGACTTCCGGTAGCTATTCGAAGAAAAATCTAGATAcaatcaaaatcaagaacCCTATCATACAGCATATCAACATGTCCGGTAATGGAGTATATAACCAACAGAATATCGAAAGAGCAAGGACATATAACATTTTTCAGTGGAAAGATTTATCAGAAAAGTCCAACCATCAACCACCAGCTCCGAAAGGTAAGACAAGAAAAGAATCTCCAAATAAGATGAATCTAAGACCCCACAAAAGAACTCCCTCACACACAGATTATAATATCGACACTTCAGAATTCACCACTGAGCGGTGTGAACAGCTTGAAAATACTTATTGGAAGTCCTTGACTTATGCAGAACCCATGTACGGAGCAGACTGTTTGGGATCAGTCTTCAGTAATCTGGTCAAATCATGGAATGTCGCTCGTCTTCCCAATCTTCTAGATATgatggaagaaaagttACCAGGAGTTAATGATGCCTACTTATATGCTGGATTATGGAAAGCCACATTTGCATGGCATTTGGAAGATCAAGACTTATATTCTATTAACTACTTACACTTTGGGGCTCCTAAGCAGTGGTATTCAATTCCACAAGAAGAGTCTGGAAGATTTTTCGACTTGATGAAAGAGACCTTCAGTGACGAGTACCGGAACTGCCCCGAGTTTTTGAGACATAAGACATTTTTGGTGTCACCCCagtttcttgaaaagtatGGCATAAAGTGTAATAAGATTGTCCATAATGAGAAAGAGTTCATTATTACCTATCCCTTTGGTTACCACGCAGGCTTTAACTATGGCTATAACTTGGCCGAGTCTGTTAACTTTGCGCTAGATGATTGGTTTCCCTATGGAGAAGACACAAAGAAATGTGAGTGTATTCTGGATTCGGTGGGCATCAATGTCAAGCAGTTATACTGTAAGTTTAAGGGTATACCTTACGAAATGCCAGACCTCACTAGTGAtgatggagatgaagatgatgaacaTGAGGATATTGATAAACAGGTGGCCCTGAGCCTGAAACTTGAATCACAACTAAAGCAgcagaaattgaagagaaagcCAAACACTGAAACTACACCAGAAGCCAGCAATAAAAAGCCAAAGGTTGAGCCTAAaatgccaaaatcaaagaaagctACAAGTTCTAATCTGCCTCATGAAACGAAGGAGTGCTATTTGTGTCCTAATAACTTGCCAAAGCAATTGCTTGAAAAGTATCAATTcgagcttcttcaaaccGATTTTAAAGGCTACAAAGTGCATAGGATTTGCAGTTTGGTGTTTCCTAAAGAATTGGAGAACCAGAACGATAAAATTGTGGGCTTGACCAATATTTCAAAAGCACAAAAAAGTTTGAAATGCTTGACTTGTAGTCAGAAAGGGGTCGGAGCCTGCTTTCAATGCAGTTATGGTAAGTGCTATAGATCATATCACGCTACATGTTCACTAAAAGATGGAGCAAGCTTTGATTTTGCCAAAAATGAGTTCATTTGCAAGTATCACTATCAGAAGTATAATGATGGGCACAAAATAATACCCAGTGATTTGAAGACCAGAAACCTTACTCAGTTTAAGGTGGGAAATCACTATACTTGTGGGTTCGTCAACACAAACAATGTGAATAAGGAAACCCTTAGGGTTCTGATATACCCTGATATGGAAGAAATTAAGGAATTTAAATACGATGAGATTCTTAGTATCGATGGGCATATTAAGATGGACACTTTCTTCCTCGCAGGAAAGACCAAACGGAAAGAGAGAGAACGCAAACCTAAAGAACACACACCAGTTGATGACTATGTTGTTACTGGATTGAATGAAAACAATTTGGATCTTAGGATGCAAGAGAACTTCATAGTGGAGACCGTCAATAATGATTTCCCATCTTGTAAGTTCAAGGAATTGTGGTACAACTTACCAGAATTCTCTAATGATGTGGCTGACAGGTACACAAGTGATATAAAGAATAACTATCCTAATGATCCGTTCTTCCTCAAACAGATGAAACgaaagaaaagagaaagcCTAACGAACCCAAACCCCAACTCTAATCCAGATACCAGTTATATTTCCTATTCCCCCAGCAGCGTACCTTCTATGGCAGTTGCTTCTGTTCCCAACCCCGACTCGAGGCTTCCACCTTTGTTCACGTTTATTCATGGTCCAGGTACGTCTGTTTAA
- the MAL1 gene encoding maltose permease (EggNog:ENOG503NUVA; COG:P) — MYAMPAFQKRYGKAVDPNDPDGAHQIPSNIQTTLSMCVNVGEILGLAVAGVVADRIGYRWTLIIALMFTTGFIFIVFFAQNVGMLIAGELLLGIPWGAFQTLTVSYASEVCPTVLRIYLTTYVNVCWVFGQLISSGVLKALVENDTNMAYRIPFGVQWVWPLPIMLGIFLAPESPWWLVRKGKFHEARVSIGRLLSENKYVTNKQMLTDAMINKMQLTITEERLKTNSESSFIDCFKGKDLRRTRIGAITWVVQNITGSALMGYSTYFYEQAGLSTSMAFTFSIIQYCLGIIGTFGSWFVSQKSGRFDSYFGGLIVNAVILLIVGGLGCSSNANASWGIGSLLLIYTFVYDLTIGPICYCLVAEIPSTKLRTKSIIISRNSYNIAGIIVAVITPYMLNPTAWNWGAKTGFFWAGFCIASAIWCWFDLPETKGKTFAELDLLFNEGVPARKFKTTEVDVFNADQLIGEMGKDGVKHIVIATEGAGPTV, encoded by the coding sequence ATGTACGCGATGCCTGCTTTCCAAAAGAGATATGGGAAGGCAGTCGACCCTAACGACCCAGATGGGGCACACCAGATTCCTAGTAACATCCAGACTACTTTGTCCATGTGTGTTAATGTTGGTGAAATTTTGGGATTAGCAGTGGCTGGGGTTGTAGCTGACAGGATTGGTTACAGATGGACTTTGATCATTGCTTTGATGTTTACTACTGGGTTTATtttcatcgtcttctttGCTCAAAATGTAGGAATGTTAATTGCTGGTGAATTGTTACTTGGTATTCCTTGGGGTGCTTTCCAGACGTTGACGGTTTCTTATGCTTCTGAAGTGTGTCCTACTGTGTTGAGAATTTATTTGACAACTTATGTCAATGTTTGTTGGGTGTTTGGTCAATTGATCAGTTCAGGAGTTTTGAAAgctttggttgaaaatgatACAAATATGGCCTACAGAATACCTTTCGGGGTTCAGTGGGTTTGGCCTCTTCCCATCATGCTTGGAATCTTTTTAGCTCCTGAGTCTCCCTGGTGGCTTGTTAGAAAGGGAAAATTTCACGAGGCCAGGGTTTCAATTGGCCGGTTGTTATCTGAAAACAAGTATGTGACCAATAAACAGATGTTGACAGATGCCatgatcaacaaaatgcAGTTGACCATCACTGAAGAAAGATTGAAAACCAATTCGGAATCTTCTTTCATTGATTGTTTCAAAGGAAAAGATTtaagaagaaccagaatAGGAGCCATTACTTGGGTCGTTCAAAATATTACTGGTTCGGCCTTAATGGGATATTCAACTTACTTTTATGAACAAGCAGGTCTTTCAACTTCTATGGCTTTTACCTTCTCTATCATTCAATATTGCTTGGGTATTATTGGTACTTTCGGATCATGGTTTGTATCACAAAAGCTGGGAAGATTTGACTCTTATTTTGGAGGCTTGATCGTAAATGCTGTAATTTTGTTAATTGTTGGTGGGTTAGGTTGTTCTAGTAACGCAAATGCCTCTTGGGGTATTGGATCGTTACTTTTGATCTATACTTTTGTGTATGATCTTACTATTGGCCCTATTTGCTATTGTTTGGTGGCTGAAATACCCTCTACCAAATTAAGAACCAAGTCCATTATTATCTCGAGAAACCTGTATAATATTGCTGGTATTATTGTGGCTGTCATCACTCCTTATATGTTAAATCCAACCGCTTGGAACTGGGGAGCAAAGACCGGATTCTTCTGGGCTGGATTCTGTATTGCATCTGCAATTTGGTGCTGGTTTGATTTACCAGAAACCAAGGGTAAAACTTTTGCtgagttggacttgttgttcaatgAAGGAGTTCCAGCAAGAAAGTTTAAGACCACCGAAGTTGATGTGTTCAATGCAGACCAACTTATTGGGGAAATGGGTAAGGATGGTGTTAAACATATCGTCATAGCTACAGAAGGGGCAGGCCCTACCGTTTAG